Proteins co-encoded in one Malus domestica chromosome 09, GDT2T_hap1 genomic window:
- the LOC103444035 gene encoding uncharacterized protein, producing the protein MWAASCLASCCAACACDACRTVVSSISRRSARIAYCGLFALSLIVSWILREVAAPLLEKIPWISQFNETHNREWFETDAVLRVSLGNFLFFTILSVMMVGVKNQKDPRDSLHHGGWMMKVICWCLLVIFMFFVPNEIVSFYETISKFGSGFFLLVQVVLLLDFVHGWNDKWVGYDEKFWYVALFVVSLVCYLATFVFSGLLFHWFTPSGQDCGLNTFFIVMTLMCVFGFLIVALHPSVSGSILPASVISMYCTYLCYSALASEPRDYECNGLHKHSKAVSTGTLTFGLLTTVLSVVYSAVRAGSSTTLLSPPSSPRSGAGKPLLPLDKVDEHEEKEKSKPVSYSYSFFHIIFSLASMYSAMLLTGWSASVGESGKLVDVGWPSVWVRMVTSWATAGLYIWSLLAPILFPEREF; encoded by the exons ATGTGGGCAGCTTCGTGCCTGGCATCATGCTGCGCTGCTTGCGCTTGCGATGCTTGCAGGACGGTGGTGTCAAGTATTAGCCGTCGGTCTGCTAGGATTGCATACTGTGGGCTCTTTGCGCTTTCTTTGATCGTCTCATGGATTCTCCGCGAGGTTGCTGCTCCTCTCCTGGAAAAGATTCCCT GGATTTCTCAGTTTAATGAGACACATAACAGGGAGTGGTTCGAAACAGATGCAGTGCTTCGTGTTAGCTTGGGGAATTTTCTCTTCTTCACTATTTTATCAGTTATGATGGTTGGTGTGAAGAATCAGAAGGATCCCCGTGATAGTTTGCATCATGGTGGATGGATGATGAAAGTTATATGCTGGTGTCTTTTGGTGATCTTCATGTTTTTCGTACCAAATGAGATTGTTAGCTTCTATG AGACAATTTCCAAGTTTGGCTCAGgattttttcttcttgtacAAGTTGTACTTCTGTTGGATTTTGTTCATGGATGGAATGACAAATGGGTTGGATATGATGAGAAGTTCTG GTACGTTGCACTTTTTGTTGTTTCTCTTGTTTGTTATCTGGCAACATTCGTCTTCTCTGGACTTCTTTTCCATTGGTTCACACCATCTGGACAAGACTGCGGGCTCAACACCTTCTTTATTGTCATGACTCTCATGTGTGTCTTCGGGTTTCTTATAGTGGCACTGCATCCTTCG GTAAGTGGCAGCATTTTGCCCGCGTCAGTTATATCTATGTACTGCACGTACCTCTGCTACAGTGCACTTGCCAGTGAACCTAGGGACTATGAGTGCAATGGTCTTCACAAGCACTCCAAAGCTGTTTCCACCGGGACCCTTACCTTTGGGTTGCTAACCACTGTTCTTTCTGTGGTTTATTCTGCTGTTCGTGCTGGATCTTCCACAACTCTTCTCTCCCCACCAAGTTCTCCTCGCTCAG GTGCTGGAAAGCCTCTGCTTCCATTAGACAAGGTTGATGAACACGAAGAAAAAGAGAAGTCCAAGCCAGTGTCATATTCATATTCGTTTTTCCACATCATCTTCTCTCTTGCTAGTATGTACTCGGCCATGCTTCTGACAGGGTGGTCAGCCTCAGTTGGGGAGAGCGGGAAGTTGGTGGATGTTGGGTGGCCATCTGTGTGGGTGAGGATGGTGACTAGTTGGGCAACTGCAGGTCTGTACATCTGGTCTCTTTTGGCTCCTATTCTGTTCCCCGAGAGGGAATTCTGA